The following proteins are encoded in a genomic region of Xanthomonas cassavae CFBP 4642:
- a CDS encoding M48 family metalloprotease, whose product MRLLPLATALTLAVAVGVAPAQENRLPDIGSSAGELLTPARQAEYGKMMLAELRNYDYVLDDPLVGDWLQTMGTRLGANSDQPQQPFTFFMLRDRQINAFATLGGYIAVNAGLVLTAEREDEVAAVLSHEIAHVTQQHVLRGVERAQRDQVPILLGMLAAVVAAQQAGGNSKGDATMATITSAMGLMQQRQIDYTRSNESEADRLGIRTLVRSGYDVDAMAGFFERMSVAMRANEGGYSAPDFLQTHPVTTTRISEAKARAEQMKKNTVVLTTSVPGGTRQERVDPADPSLSEPLSRNGNALLPYALRLPVDALSRGGDQQGFDWAKERLRVLSASTPDAAIREYENLRRSAKQGLSDAQRYGLALARLRNSGGRPSEPVSELASLLEAHPDNLWLALGLSEAQARVGQREAANARFDALLKQLPNNRAVALTYAGALNEQANKQSGQRARQVLEPLLHRSGEDPLLQQTYARACELAGDHLRASEAYAESAYLNGRPEQALLQLEALKKKDLDYVTRARVDARIATIMPTVLELRRQGIRDPDLSTQ is encoded by the coding sequence TTGCGCCTGCTTCCGCTCGCTACCGCCTTGACCCTGGCCGTCGCCGTGGGCGTGGCACCTGCGCAGGAAAACCGCCTGCCCGATATCGGTTCGTCGGCCGGCGAGCTGCTGACGCCGGCGCGCCAGGCCGAGTACGGCAAGATGATGCTGGCCGAGCTGCGCAACTACGACTACGTGCTGGACGACCCGTTGGTCGGCGACTGGCTGCAGACCATGGGTACCCGCCTGGGCGCCAACAGCGATCAACCGCAGCAGCCGTTTACCTTTTTCATGCTGCGCGACCGCCAGATCAATGCGTTCGCCACGCTGGGCGGCTACATCGCGGTCAACGCCGGACTGGTGCTGACCGCCGAGCGCGAGGACGAAGTGGCCGCGGTGCTGTCGCACGAAATCGCCCATGTCACCCAGCAACACGTGCTGCGCGGAGTGGAACGCGCGCAGCGCGATCAGGTCCCGATCCTGCTCGGCATGCTGGCCGCGGTGGTGGCGGCGCAGCAGGCCGGTGGCAACTCCAAGGGCGATGCCACCATGGCCACGATCACCAGCGCCATGGGGCTGATGCAGCAGCGCCAGATCGACTACACCCGCTCCAACGAATCGGAGGCCGACCGGCTGGGCATCCGCACGCTGGTGCGCAGCGGCTACGACGTGGACGCGATGGCCGGCTTCTTCGAACGCATGTCGGTGGCGATGCGCGCCAATGAGGGCGGCTACAGCGCACCGGATTTCCTGCAGACCCACCCGGTCACCACCACCCGCATCAGCGAAGCCAAGGCGCGCGCCGAGCAGATGAAGAAGAACACCGTGGTGCTCACCACCTCGGTGCCGGGCGGCACGCGCCAGGAGCGCGTGGACCCGGCCGACCCGTCGCTGTCGGAGCCGTTGAGCCGTAACGGAAACGCGCTGCTGCCCTATGCGCTGCGGTTGCCGGTGGATGCGCTCAGCCGCGGCGGCGACCAGCAGGGCTTCGATTGGGCCAAGGAGCGCCTGCGCGTGCTCAGCGCCAGCACGCCGGATGCGGCCATCCGCGAATACGAGAACCTGCGCCGCAGCGCCAAGCAGGGCCTGAGCGATGCGCAGCGCTACGGGCTGGCGCTGGCCCGGCTGCGCAACAGCGGCGGCCGGCCCAGCGAACCGGTGTCCGAACTAGCCAGCCTGCTGGAGGCGCACCCGGACAATCTATGGCTGGCGCTGGGCCTGAGCGAGGCGCAGGCACGCGTCGGCCAGCGCGAGGCGGCCAACGCGCGTTTCGATGCCTTGCTCAAGCAGTTGCCGAACAATCGCGCGGTAGCGCTGACCTATGCCGGTGCGCTCAACGAGCAGGCCAACAAGCAATCCGGCCAGCGTGCACGCCAGGTGCTGGAGCCGCTGCTGCATCGCAGTGGCGAGGACCCGTTGCTGCAGCAGACCTATGCCCGCGCCTGCGAGCTGGCCGGGGACCATCTGCGCGCCAGCGAGGCCTATGCCGAGTCCGCGTATCTGAACGGGCGCCCGGAGCAGGCCCTGCTGCAGCTGGAGGCGCTGAAGAAAAAGGATCTGGACTATGTGACACGGGCACGAGTGGATGCGCGCATCGCCACGATCATGCCCACAGTGCTGGAGCTGCGCCGGCAGGGGATTCGCGACCCGGACCTGTCGACGCAGTGA
- a CDS encoding carboxymuconolactone decarboxylase family protein, with product MSGSDDGSADRLREFTQFRQRMNQRILAEPNQVVRRFFALDTQTYQTGALDVKTKELLGLVASMVLRCDDCISYHVAQCKEAGVTREEFFETFSVGLVVGGSIVIPHLRRAVNFLDQLEGGAPAPEQHAHG from the coding sequence ATGAGTGGGTCCGACGACGGCAGCGCCGACCGCCTGCGCGAGTTCACGCAATTCCGCCAGCGCATGAACCAGCGCATCCTGGCCGAGCCCAACCAGGTCGTGCGTCGCTTCTTCGCGCTCGACACCCAGACCTATCAAACCGGCGCGCTGGACGTGAAGACCAAGGAGCTGCTCGGCCTGGTCGCTTCGATGGTGCTGCGCTGCGATGACTGCATCAGCTACCACGTCGCCCAGTGCAAGGAGGCGGGTGTGACCCGTGAGGAGTTCTTCGAGACCTTCTCGGTTGGCCTGGTGGTTGGCGGCTCGATCGTGATCCCGCACCTGCGCCGCGCGGTGAATTTCCTGGACCAGCTCGAAGGCGGCGCCCCGGCACCGGAGCAGCACGCGCATGGTTGA
- the grxC gene encoding glutaredoxin 3, translating into MSQEHTGHDAAAGPQITLYSTAICPYCVAAKNFLKSKGQTWTEVRIDLDPAEREKMVALARRTSVPQIFVGDVHVGGYDDMMAMHRAGKLEPLFTGTGGQA; encoded by the coding sequence GTGAGCCAAGAACACACCGGGCACGACGCGGCCGCCGGCCCGCAGATCACCTTGTATTCCACCGCCATCTGCCCGTATTGCGTGGCCGCCAAGAACTTCCTCAAGAGCAAGGGTCAGACCTGGACCGAGGTGCGGATCGACCTGGACCCGGCCGAGCGGGAGAAGATGGTCGCGCTGGCGCGGCGCACCAGCGTGCCGCAGATCTTCGTCGGCGACGTCCATGTGGGTGGCTACGACGACATGATGGCCATGCATCGCGCCGGCAAGCTGGAACCGCTGTTCACCGGTACGGGCGGTCAGGCATGA
- a CDS encoding isocitrate dehydrogenase: MTQTITVIRGDGIGPEIMDATLFVLDALQAGLTYEYADAGLVALEKHGDLLPESTLASITKNKVALKSPLTTPVGEGFSSINVAMRRKFDLYANVRPAKSFPNTKSRFADGVDLITVRENTEGAYLSEGQTVSEDGETAFSGTRITRKGSERIVRYAFDLARATGRKKVTAVHKANIIKSTSGLFLKVARDVAAQYPEIEFQEMIVDNTCMQLVMRPEQFDIIVTTNLFGDIISDLCAGLVGGLGLAPGANIGLDAAIFEAVHGSAPDIAGQGKANPCALLLGAAQMLDHIDQPQNAERLREAIVATLEAKDSLTPDLGGTGNTMGFAKAIASRL, encoded by the coding sequence ATGACGCAGACAATCACGGTCATCCGCGGCGACGGTATTGGCCCGGAGATCATGGATGCCACGCTGTTCGTGCTCGACGCGCTGCAGGCTGGCCTGACCTACGAATACGCCGACGCCGGCCTGGTCGCGCTGGAAAAGCACGGCGATCTGCTGCCCGAGTCCACCCTGGCTTCGATCACCAAGAACAAGGTCGCTCTGAAGAGCCCGCTGACCACCCCGGTCGGCGAGGGTTTCAGTTCGATCAACGTTGCCATGCGTCGCAAGTTCGACCTGTACGCCAATGTGCGTCCGGCCAAGTCGTTCCCGAACACCAAGTCGCGCTTCGCCGACGGCGTGGACCTGATCACCGTCCGCGAGAACACCGAAGGCGCGTACCTGAGCGAAGGCCAGACCGTGTCCGAAGACGGCGAGACCGCGTTCTCCGGTACCCGTATCACCCGCAAGGGCTCCGAGCGCATCGTGCGCTACGCCTTCGACCTGGCGCGCGCCACCGGCCGCAAGAAGGTCACCGCGGTGCACAAGGCCAACATCATCAAGTCGACCTCGGGCCTGTTCCTGAAGGTCGCCCGTGATGTCGCCGCGCAATACCCGGAAATCGAATTCCAGGAAATGATCGTCGACAACACCTGCATGCAGCTGGTGATGCGTCCGGAGCAGTTCGACATCATCGTGACCACCAACCTGTTCGGCGACATCATCTCCGACCTGTGCGCCGGTCTGGTCGGCGGCCTGGGCCTGGCCCCGGGTGCCAACATCGGTCTGGACGCGGCCATCTTCGAGGCCGTGCACGGTTCGGCGCCGGACATCGCAGGGCAGGGCAAGGCCAACCCGTGCGCGCTGCTGCTGGGCGCCGCGCAGATGCTGGACCATATCGACCAGCCGCAGAACGCCGAACGCCTGCGCGAGGCCATCGTGGCCACCCTGGAAGCCAAGGATTCGCTGACCCCCGACCTGGGCGGCACCGGCAACACCATGGGCTTCGCCAAGGCCATCGCCAGCCGCCTCTGA